A section of the Candidatus Delongbacteria bacterium genome encodes:
- the dptG gene encoding DNA phosphorothioation-dependent restriction protein DptG, with the protein MSQINGYRLDVESIENKMGIKNAALRLNTLKKNEVLPFDTHGNIRVGIDNYDVLIKVIFQKMLNTESVELNDENEMMEHIFQKINTNCNSELKNIINDLYFKEGYLSSFHPKVFLYQGKVKKSIENIATFFVKTFIDENVTTCVEKIMKTQPEHLLDEIMIGVLPEFKSKKSNSNFDCAALIPEIQASFVEDFEFLSQDEQLFMTSVTKLFKYYLFFYVSQVIMNLKAGFTAETHIYPVHYFVEWEKISKTRPSYVKGWNMIQSKSKDIFAYTNLIQILNQTSDETFNGSFMEIKQALNQLTPEERLIFTDSIDQLIYQIRSIHNMPELNTLVYEDIFGEYECIDRLLTTLHDCKSGGTANRESAFDKYEMGILDIAKGDFLKARGRLGSTLNLTQEWIIFFTKLAIGNNDKIRLNALWNELEKRGLFFDKFTKEEIVLYFEKINVLEKKSDSGDAQYVRIL; encoded by the coding sequence AGTCAAATTAATGGATATAGGTTAGACGTCGAATCTATTGAAAATAAAATGGGCATAAAAAATGCAGCTTTAAGACTTAATACATTGAAAAAAAACGAGGTTCTTCCTTTTGACACTCATGGTAATATCCGTGTAGGGATTGATAATTACGATGTTCTTATTAAAGTGATTTTTCAAAAAATGTTGAATACAGAATCAGTTGAACTAAATGATGAAAATGAAATGATGGAACATATTTTCCAAAAAATTAATACTAACTGTAATAGTGAATTGAAAAATATAATAAATGATTTATATTTTAAAGAAGGCTATTTATCCAGTTTTCATCCTAAAGTTTTTCTTTATCAGGGCAAAGTAAAGAAGAGTATTGAAAATATTGCGACTTTTTTTGTTAAAACATTTATTGATGAAAACGTAACTACCTGTGTTGAAAAAATAATGAAGACCCAACCGGAGCATTTATTAGATGAAATTATGATTGGTGTACTTCCGGAATTTAAATCCAAAAAGTCAAATAGCAACTTTGATTGTGCAGCTCTTATCCCTGAAATTCAAGCAAGCTTTGTTGAAGATTTTGAATTTTTATCGCAAGATGAGCAGCTTTTTATGACAAGCGTTACCAAGTTGTTTAAGTATTATTTGTTTTTTTATGTAAGTCAAGTCATTATGAATTTGAAAGCAGGGTTTACCGCTGAAACACATATTTATCCTGTACATTATTTTGTTGAATGGGAAAAAATATCTAAAACACGCCCAAGTTATGTTAAGGGGTGGAATATGATTCAATCAAAATCAAAAGATATTTTTGCTTATACAAACCTAATACAGATACTTAACCAAACTTCAGATGAAACATTCAATGGATCTTTTATGGAAATTAAGCAAGCGTTAAACCAATTGACACCTGAAGAACGTCTTATTTTTACAGATTCGATTGATCAATTAATCTATCAAATCAGATCAATTCACAATATGCCAGAATTAAACACGCTTGTATATGAGGATATTTTTGGCGAATATGAATGTATTGATAGATTGTTAACTACTTTGCACGATTGTAAAAGCGGCGGTACAGCAAATCGAGAAAGCGCATTTGATAAGTATGAAATGGGTATTTTGGACATTGCAAAAGGAGATTTCCTTAAGGCACGTGGTCGTTTAGGGTCTACCCTAAATTTGACACAAGAGTGGATTATATTTTTTACAAAACTTGCTATAGGAAATAATGATAAAATTCGTTTAAATGCACTATGGAATGAACTAGAAAAAAGAGGGCTTTTCTTTGATAAGTTTACAAAAGAGGAAATTGTGTTGTATTTTGAAAAAATTAATGTATTAGAAAAGAAAAGTGATAGTGGGGATGCTCAATATGTTAGAATTTTATAA